One Archangium violaceum genomic window, AACGCCCGGGTGGCCCCTGGAAACATGAGCTGACTCGCGGCCCCCTCCCCTCTCCCTTCGGGAGAGGGAGCATCCACCCTGACGGGAATCAGAGCATGAACACCTGCTCGGCTGGCGCGTCGTGCGCCGACAACGGACGCGTGTTGTAGGCGAGCGATTCCGCCAGCCGCGCGGGCTTCTCGGTGCACGGAGTCGTCATCAGCCGGATGAACGCGTCGTGCTCCAGCCGGAGGCGTGGATTGGTGAGGCGCTCGTGGCCGATGGTGCTGAACGTGCGCCCACCGTAGTCATGGGCGGGGAACACGAGCGTGTCTCCCGGCAGCGACAAGAGCCGCTGGAGGCTGTGGTACTCGGCCTCGGCATCACCCGTGGGCAGGTCCGTCCGGCCCGTGGCGCCGATGAGCAGCGTGTCCCCGGAGAGCACCCGGTCCTCCATCACCAGCACCATCGCGTCCGCGGTGTGCCCCGGGCTCGCCCAGACGTCGAGGCGCACGTTGCCCACCGCCACGACATCCCCCTCGCTCAACAGCCGCTGCACCGTGCCCGCCGGAGCCCCCGCGTGCACCGCGCCCGTCATCCGGGCCAGCTCGCGGCCTCCGGACAGGTGGTCCGCATGCGTGTGCGTGTCCACCACCATGGCCAGCCGGAGTTGGTCCTTCCCCAGCCGCTGCATGTAGCCCGGCACGAGCTCCAACACCGGATCCACGATGAGCGCCTCGCGCGTCCGCGGGCAGGCGATGAGGTACGTGCGACAGCTCGCCCCTCCATTCAGCTCCTCGAAGATGAACCCCTTCATCTCTCGACCTCCCTCTCCCGGGTGCTCCGCCCCGACCGCGACGCGAAGCAAGGTAGGCACTGCCCACGGATGGCACGGTCGACTGCCAACCCATTCCCGTGCGGACGCTCAACAGTCGACGCTCCAGGCCCGCCGGGAAGGCGGGCGGCCAGGCCCTGGCTCCCGCGCAGGCTGTTCCCGACCGTGTCCACTCCCAGTTTGGAATCACACGTTCCGCGAGGATGGACCTCGCGAGCGATTCCCCACAGGAGCGACACCATGGGTCCCCTCATGAAGACGGTCGGCGGAATGTTCCTCGGCAAGTACCTCAACCAGCGCCAGCGCCAGCGCCAGCGCCGTGGTGCCTGGTCCCGGGGTCGTGCGTACAAGCGTACGCGGGCGGGAGGAATCCTCGGCACCTTCCTCGGTCGGTTGGGGCTCGGCAGCATGGCGTTCCTCGCCGCGCGCCAGTTCATGGCCCGCCAGCGCCACGCCTGACGGAGGACCGGCCTCCCCCCTCCCCGGGAGAGGGATTCTCGTGGAGGGAGATTTTCGTGGGGAGAGATTCTCGAGGAGAGAGACTCTCGCGAGTGGATGGGTACCCCTGACATGACGAGGCCGGGACCGCACCTTCCGCCGCTGATGACG contains:
- a CDS encoding MBL fold metallo-hydrolase; translated protein: MKGFIFEELNGGASCRTYLIACPRTREALIVDPVLELVPGYMQRLGKDQLRLAMVVDTHTHADHLSGGRELARMTGAVHAGAPAGTVQRLLSEGDVVAVGNVRLDVWASPGHTADAMVLVMEDRVLSGDTLLIGATGRTDLPTGDAEAEYHSLQRLLSLPGDTLVFPAHDYGGRTFSTIGHERLTNPRLRLEHDAFIRLMTTPCTEKPARLAESLAYNTRPLSAHDAPAEQVFML